CAcccttatttgtttttaatatcGCTTTCAAAATATCCATGATTTACTAtgcaaatatattacaaaatactccgttatatattataagactttggGTTTGCTTAAATTCATCGAtacatatgttttgtatatgcgTCTAAATTCAAtagcatacatatgaatctagctaatgtcagaaagtcttataagatgaaacggatggaatattattgatatttttatcaagTATGCTGCCATATTACCATTTGTTTGAATCAAATCtggattatttatattataaaaaaagactaatttataaaaagaactATAGAAAATGATAGGGTGATAGATTAACTGTCACTACCACCGAGTCATTTAAATTAGTATAGATATTTATATCGAGATGTTCGTCGTGACTAAGCTAATCATGCCCTTAGGCCTTAATGGTATGTCTGTCTGCTGCTCTTTGTTTTGTCCCGGTTGACTCCAGAGAAGTTTCACGGTAAAGCAGACTTAttaagtataaatttatattagagCTAGCATATATAATAAGATCTGTCTATGCAGAATTTGATAGGAAACCTACGGTAAAATCAGTCACATTTTTCTACCACACGAtctatatccaaaaattttgattaaataGTTCTAAACTGATACaacctccgtctcataatataagatgtttgacttttttagtcacaacgtttaaccattcgtcttatttaaaaatttagtacaaacataaaaaatgacaagttgtgtttaaagttttattgataataaagtaagtcataagaaaaataaatgatattttcataattttttgaataagacaaattatcaaacattgtaactaaaaaaatagtgaaacatcttacgttaggATTAACGTAAACGGAGGGAATAGTCAACATATAGTGGGCTAATAGACCCAACTACAAACCATGGGCTAACATATTCGATTACAATTcacttttataataattacataaataaaaatgttgtaaatttataataaaattcatgtacttatatattatataaattatttcaaccAATAGTGGGCTAACGAATCCTATTACAATTCACcttaaataaaattgttgtaaatttctaatacaatttatgtaattacaaattatatgaattatttttttatatgttgatCAATTATACTAATATTGCATAACCCACAATTAATAGATACATGGACTGCGGAGCCCAAAATAAAATCCAGTAAATCTTCTCAGAAGGTCACATATTTGattgaaaatatagtaaaaaatcTGTCACATAACAGTTAGAAAATCCGATATAATATATTGACAAAAAGATTAACTCTGATGTTTATCTCTTTATCTcttcatatatgtatttgaTGTAGAGAGTTCAccccatttctttttttttgttcactcCCTCCTTTGTATCAGCTTATAGACATCTGCTAGTATtatacagcagcagcagaagccaTATATATTACACGGTGAATTAATCAATCACAAGGCGGCCGTAAAGCTGCTGgccgtcggccggcggcggcacccgGCCACGGCGTAGCTCCTGGCGCACGTGCTGAGGCACACCGCCATCACCTTGCTGTCCGGGTCGATCTGGCTGCACATGGACAGCGCGCACGCGTGCTCGCAGTCACCGGGaaagcggccggcgccggcgccggcgccggcgccggagaagcAGCTGTGGTAGCACGAGAACTGGCAGAACCAGTACTCCTCGCGGGGCACGCACTGGTCAAAGCACGCGTGGAAGCAGGGCGGCCTGATGATgatgcccgccgccgcctcgtcaccgccggcggccgcggtcACCACCACGGCTGCTGCCTCGgccgccagcagcagcaacgccAGTGGCAGTACCTTCGCCGAGGCGCCTCCAGCGATGGTCGCCATTGCCACGAGGAATGGGGAGGAGGTAGGCCGGCGCGCATGGATGTGACGCAGCTGCGCGCCATGGGAGTTATGGAAGCTGAGGCGTGCGGGCGTGTAGGTCATGGTTTCGGTGTGACGCTGACCGCCTCACGCTTCTCTCTAGTCCGGTTCGGTGTCAGGATCATTGGGTAAGTGGGCCAAACGGCCCAAACAAGGGCCTGGTAAGCACATTAAAACTAGGGCAATGGAGCGAGGTGGTGGggagcatttatttattttttttgccacgACTACGTCttacatatttaacatttaATGTGTCTGACATATTGATTAAATACTAAATCTAAAggtgataaaattattaaatatcctCAATACGGGTAGCCAAGGCTATACGTAAAGCTCATACACGACCCGATAAAACGCAAAGAAACTAAGACATTGTCATTTGAGAACCGAGGTATAAGATCATATGCTTATATACACACATGTACATTTATCCTTATAAatgaatacatatacaaatatattatatctatATGAGCACTTTGAAAACTAGAATATCTTAACTAAATGAAGGATATGGTTGAAAGTGGCgaagatttagatttttagaCCATGTGATTTTTGTTATTGCTATTTAAGAATATAAATTTGCTTTCGAAATATTATGCGATAgacttttataataaatattttacataaaattgcTTAGGAGCATAAAAAGCATACCGACAAAATAAGATAATCCATCATATATCTTAAACACATGGATGTCTCCTTGTGGACATCCTATAAACATCAGCAATGGCAAATATGCATTGCGAACTATATATACAACAATTTAAATCTTACACTCGCTAATTCTAGGGAATGTTTTTGAACATGTATAAACAAACGAGTATTTATCAATAGCATGCTTGAGCCGCTAAACCATTATCCAACAATGCCCTTTGTACTTTAGTATACAGATATAGTTAGGAGCACATAACTGAAGCACACAACTTCTCTTATTCAACCTCAAGAGCAGATTGATGAATCCATCGCAACCAACGACAAGCAATCAATGCACTCAATATCTGGATTCATTCGTTTTCATCATTTATCTAACAAATAGTGAGTTTGGTCGTGTATGGAGGATACATGTCCAAAGATATAATAGAGAAAGTAGCCAAGTGTAGGGGATGGATATTTTCAGCCCGCTCACTTAAACTGAACTGAGACTCATGGAAAGGACATGAGAgagaaaactaaaatatattattatctaaatttgaatcTGATATAAAATACGTGTTTCTATATGTCCATATATCTCGTATTATTAAACATATAACAAAATCTTATAAGTCCACTTATGTTGTTGGTTCTAAGCAATAATTTTGAAAGTTAAGTGATGAGatgaatttaaagttgatcTTTGGACAACCATCGTTTTTATTTTGCTAGCACACACTTTAATGACATGGTATCAAACATACTTTCTCCTTCAGCTATCTGTTGCGTAACATCGATTAGGAAtcaataagtaaataacaaatGACAATAGTTAGTTTTcactatatttattgtttattatgTGTTAGGTACAACCTTGTAATTTTaccaacataaaaaatatagaacctCTTATTGTCAAATACAAATAAGTTtaacattaattatttttttgattatATAATAGACGCACAAACACATTACTGCACATGCAATACCACACTCACGTATATGCTCAAAGAAACAGAAACTaatgacatatatatgattgtaATGAATTATATTGAAACCCACTTGCATGAGTGTAATATTTATGTGCACTGGAATTGAACCCTCATTGGCGGAGTCATGCAACCATTACTCACcacttgtttttatataatttcaatTTAAAGTAAGCATGTATTATCATTCTAATTTAATACTAGGTTTTATTCCGAGTGTTGGTACATGATCATCTTGTCACTATTTGGTTAATCACTCCATCGATAGGTTGAAATATTCATTCTCGAAGCTTATGCTCCTCAAGCATGTTTAAATGTTTATGCTCTTCGAGCATGTTGAAGTGTTTATGTTCCACGGGCATATTGAATTGGTTATGCTGATCGAGCATGTTGTGTTATTTATGCTCTATGAgcatattgatttatttacgCTTACTAGCCGTACTATGCAGGAGTAAGTGAGTACTCACAATGTTGCTCTAGAAGGAATAGGGCGAAGCTTGTCGGCTACgtttctataaattatttcccCAAGATACCTAGGGACCAACACTCAAGTACTGGCAATAGCTCATATTGTGGTCCCAAGACGTTATTTAGATTAATGTAATATCCATGTGCACTCTAATATGTTCAAGGGGCACTTTTGTAACTTCCCAGTGAATCCAAGGCCTATAAAAGCTCGTATCCCTCTTGTGTAATAGAAAGATAATCAGGTAATACAACACTAGAGTATTTGATCATTTCTACACTAGTGTTCACTTTGGATGGACGAGGAAAGTTGACTTACGTCGCCTATTCATCTtctagtttgtgattttgggCCACAACACTTAGTTTTACTACAAATCAATGACACATCCCCTTATGGtcttatcttatttatataagtatgCTCGAATTAGAATCTTActctacatataaattcaatAGAAAATACGTTATAACAAAAAcactataataatttattacagTTTCTAATTAGAACATCAAAACTGACACGTAGTCCATTACGGACTTATAAATTCTCAATGAATCAAACATATCAACCCCactattttgaaaaaataaagatgtgtttgtttggtttttcatgcaaaaaacaaataaaatatttataaacgaaaaataatttatgcataaaacttttatatacatattcttagtgatctaaaaaccaagtctaaaaataaactttaatgaaaactactaaaatcaactctaaatttaaggttgaggatttaaattttgacttataaaaataagcggaagcaaaaagatagaaACGAAAGATAATTGTAAAATCTTATGAAAAATCACAGTATCTGTTGGCTTGCGAAACATGAATCTAGGCATGCACTAGCTATCCATGTCAGTCGAAATGGAACGGTAGACGTCGTAAGTTGGAGTTGGGTAGGCTATGAAAGGTCCAGTCAGGTAACTACAGCCACGTGAACAACCGAGATAGCGAGTTCCACTGCGCGGGATGCATCAATGGTGATAAACGGTACTGAAGATTACACTGACGAGATCCGTAGGGAGCTCCAACAAAGATTGCGGTTCATACTCCGTCGATAACATGTTCGGCGATGGTGCTCAAGCCGAATCCTTACATCTGACTCCGTGCTGGTCCATCCTCTCTctacttttattttacatagaTGTCATACGCTATTCGTCATATGTATATAGTAGAGTAAAGATGCTAGAATTATTttcctaattaattttatcatatgtGTATATGATAAAAGtatatcaattttattaaattggtCGTCTCAACCAAAAATATATGCTTACAGTATATGTGTAATTTTATGTATGTAATGTTGTTTATAGTTAcccatgtatatattatatagaaacagctaaaaaaatttttgctcGATCATATCTCCGATACAAGTAACCAAACATAATCTTGTGTTAGCCAGACTGCATTAATACAAATAACCAAAAAATGTATATGTGCCCTCACAACCAAACCGCACTCAATCTGAATGGGAGAAATGTGCTAGTGTAGGTAGGGCCGTTCCGTGCATTTGGGAGGACTTAGTGAGAACGATGAGACAGTGAGATGGTGAATGGTGAAAAGAAGAAATCCTGGATTAAATGAGCGATCTAGAGGACAACTACACTCCTGTACTCCTGCGGTCCTAATCTCATGAGCTGATGAGCATAGTATCTTTGGTTTGACAACACatatgatttggtacctcttgagTTTGTTGGACCTAGGCGGTCGCCCTTCTCGCCATATCTTAGTAACGGTCGTATGTTGAGTAACCAAACACAACTAAGGACATACACAATGCAATGAGCTAGTGAGTGGTTTTGTCAGAATATGTCAGAGATTCCTCTCCAGCTCTGCTCTACTCGTGTCCTTGCAGAGCTTCTCGTCGCCTCTGCATGGCACACTTGTCTTGTCAGGGAGCACACACTTTGCAAGAGAGGAAAGAGCACAACTGGCGAGGGGAGAGAAAACTATGTAGCATCTCTTTTTTCTCGGTGGCTTTATCCTATGTAGCACCTCTTTTTTCCATGTGACTTTATCCTATGTTATACCTCTTTTTCCCCTAAGACCACTCCATACACTAAACTTATAGTGTGCATGCCCTAAGGATGTATTTGGTTCTAGGGATGAGATAGGTTGGGATATGACCAACCCTCCCTAacctgtttggttggtggatgTGTGGGATGAGTTGGATCCAAGAGAGGaatcttttcaaattttgtaagAGAGAAGAGCACAACCGACGAGGGGAGAGCAAACTATGCAGCACATCTTTTTTTCGTGTGGCTTTATCCTACGCAGCACCTCTGTTTTCCATGAGACCACTCCATGTAGTAGCTTCTAGTGTGCATGCCATAaggatatgtttggttctagTAATAAGATGGGTTGGGATATGGCCAACCCATCACTGCccctgtttggttggtggatggTTGGGATGAGTTCTCATCTCACCAAAACAGTGGGAATCCATCATATGATAGTTCGGCGACGCTAgagtttttatattgtttaatgATCCATCGTTTGATGTTGTCTTActagtaaatttatttatgatgaaACACAAATTAAGATCAAGCTTATTATACTACATGTGCATCTGGGATATTTATTGTGAaatgtctattttattttattaaaattatttaaaatattttaaatgtataattatatatttaattacttttatattaatcttagtattcaatatatcattttgaatATAATAAGATAACCTTACTAACTCATTATGGTTCATCCATCAAACCAAACAAGTAATGAGTTCACTACATTCCATCTAATCTCTTAAAAAGAACAAGATTCGGACAATCCCTccaactaaacagaaaataaaattaatccataaaataaatcaaaccatCCTATCTAACACGCAGACCAAACCcaacgtaaaaaaaaaaaaccgggTAGAGCTTGCCGTGGCCGTTTTACACTCCCGTTCCCCCGGCCGTAACTGCACGCCGTCCGTAATCCCGTCCCGTTCCgcgcctctctctccccagcctcctctcccctcctctccggcaaatttaactatttgccaccgTTACAAACGACTGCTCCTGAGATGTCACTATTAACTTTCATCCTCATTTTTTGCCACTGGCAAAAGCAGGTGTACTAATTTTTTGCCAACTATGCACACGTGGCAGCCTAGAACCACATGTAAGCTTCAAAAGCATGGACAAAATGTCTCTTTTGCCCTTAGCACTATCTTGTGTTTCATAAGatacaaaactaattacttggatattttatagcaatatatatcaaacaaaataaacatatatgcatacagTAACAACTCTTTAATCCATGAATGAATAACAATCACCAATTTTCTCGATTCAAAAGTTTACCATACACGTATATATGCATAATAACTAGGTCTCCAAcccatatttaaataataaaaaattgatgattgttatttattcatggaTTAAAGAgttgctaatatatatatatatacattgctgtaaaaatatctaaataattagttttgtaTCTTATGAAACACAAAATAATGCTAGGGGCAAAAGAGACATTATACATCATCCCAGGCTGCCACATATGCATAATTGGCATAAAATTAGCAAACCTTATCTTGCTTAGGGCAAATAATAAGGATGAAAGCTAATAGTGACACGGTGTTTTTAACGGTGGCAAATAGGTAAATTTCCCCTGCTCTCCCCTCCGATTCGAACTCTCTCGTTTCGTTTTCCCCACAAAACCAAACCCACAGAGAAGAGAGGGgcgaaagagagaaaaaaaaaatctctcacCACACCGCGCCGCAGCAGCCAAATCTAGGGTTGcttcgctcgctcgcccgcccgGCCCGCCCGCCCATGGCCGAcccaacgacggcggcggacgcgcAGCCAGAGCATGCCCCCGCCGCCGAGAAGCCCCCTGCGGCGCCGCTGACTCctgaggaggcggaggcggagacggcggagaCCGGGGatgaggacgaggaggagtaTGTGAGCGACCCCGACGACGCGCCGCTCCCCGCGATGCGGCGCCGGGAGgccagcgacgacgaggggtCCGAGGAGGGGAGGCGGATCGGGTCCGACCGCGAGGATGACGACGGGCAGGGCGCCGCCGAGGCGTACGAGGACGAGGCGTACGAGGACGATGACGAGGAGTACTACGATGATTTGGGGGAGGAGGTCGGCGAGGGGTTCGAGGAGGAGTACGACGGCCGCGCCGAGCCGCCCAAGGAGGTCGCCAGTGCacaaggggaggagggagagaaggtggagggagagggggcggAGGCCGAAGGGGACGGGGAAGAGAAGAAGGAGCACGAGCCGTTTGCGGTACCCACTTCCGGCGCCTTCTACATGCACGATGACCGCTTCCAGGAGGAGAATCGCGGACGACGCAGGTGAGTTCGTCCCGAAATCTATACCTTATCTGCTATAGCCATAGTTTTGGTAGAATTGATATTTCTCTTGTGCAACTTTGGCCTCTGGAGAAGCCAGAGCTGCATTATAATTCAGTTTTTGATTCCAAAGGTAGGCGATGAAGCATGGGTTTTATTGTATGCAATTCATACAAAAGTGATATTAGCAATGCAAGcattcagaagaaaaaaacaaacttcgaGATTTGTTTAAACTTTGAAAAGCAGCTCTGTAGACTTTAGATCTTCTGAACTCACTTATTTTGCATATGGGCGATCATTGTGCTCGAAATGAAAATCCTCATTGCGGGCAAGCTGTAAGCTGATAAAAGTTTTAGAGGAAATATGATAACTCACAATAAGGGGCCAGTGAAACCAGAAAGAAAAATCCTTTTTCAGGGAGCCCTACATGAAATATTTTCGTACAATCAAATCCAGGGACTTACTGCTGGATACTTCTTTGTTGGGGGCTAATGCAGACACATTTTCCCacctttttttgtttaagTTCTTGGAAATTATGTGTGCATAAATTTTGATGCTTAATATTCTTGGTATGGTAGTGCTGCCCTGGTTGCTAGCTACACAGaattttgtttgttctttCAATGCTAGGGTTTTTGTAGGACAGTTGCCCatgtttattaataatatactctATTGCATAATTTTGCTAACAtagcgagagaggaggtgggTGGGAGGGATATTAGATTGTGTTGACTATGAATGGAATTATGAATTCATTTTATGGTTTGAGATGGCCGTTATGAGTGTTGCCTTAGCATTACAATATGTAGgacatattttaatacaatGAGAAAATGTACCACGTAATCGCTGCATATTTACTAAAACCTAATGATTATTGTTGGGCATAGAATAACGCATGGGCATTCATTAGAGGGTGGATCCCCCTTATTCCAAGCCATGATAAAAAGCTGTACCACATTGTTGGGATGGTACATGGGAAGTGTGAGCTGTGAGCTAACCTCTTGTTTGTATGGTAACAGTTTCCAATATGCAATCGACAATACAGCATGTTCATCGTGCTTCCCCTGAAAACAGATCCTTCAGTGCGAGCTTTTGATAAATCTATAGTGactatagccaatctatttAATATGGGCTCATGTTGGTTATTTACTTATTGGTTTACTTTTGACTCTTTTGTAATCTTGGCATTGGATAATGGTGGCTGCTAAAAGATATCTTGCTCTTCACCTGtgctcattttgttttttgttttcttctgagAGCAGGAGAATGTTTGGTGGGAGGAAGTTATGGGACGCCAAAGATGATCAAGCTTGGGTACATGACAGATTTGAGGAAATGAACCTGCAAGAGGAACGCTATGAGGTAACTATCCATTTCCTTTGATTTGCAAATGAAAGCTCTATATTCAATGTTGGTGAAATATTGAGTTAGGATTTCTGCATTACAGGATAAGCGAATGTCAAGGGGTCGTTTTAGAGGCCGTGGTGGTGGGGGTAGAACTCGAGGCACTGGCCGCGGGTTTGCCAGAGGTGGAAGGTATCGTGGTTATAATGAAGATATCaataacaacaacaaccaAAACCGACCCCAAAAGGTTGTTAGAGGGAGAGGACCTCGACGCTATGAAGCTGTTGCAAAGAACAACCGAGATGTTGTTGGATTCCAACGGAAACAGTAAGTGATTATTATTTCTAATCCTTCCCAACTACCCAACACAAACCACAATAATGCACACCCTACTGGGGATAATTGAATGGAAATAGGTCTCATGACTGCACGGCTTTGCTTGTGATTTTCACCCTACATAattatcttattattatttattcagACCTGCAAGATCACGAGAGTCAGCTGCAAATGCTTCAGCTGCCAGAGAGAGTGGCCAAACTTTAAATGTGCAGTCAGAAACAGTCCCTCTTAAAAAGAATATTGTCAATTCAAGCTTGAATTCTGCGTCACCACCATTTTATCCCTCTGGTGCTTCCAACCCAGATTTCTCTGTGGCAGCTCAAAGAAGAGACAATATACAAGCAGGGGGTTCCAATAAGATCTTTCCATCTTCAGTTAGAGGGGACGACAATTTGAAGGTACAATCTGGCCCATCAGTTAGAGGGAGAACAACCATGGATTATGGTGCACGTGACAGGTATCAACATGCTGATGGTCCTGTTAGACAATCTCCAAGGAATGGAGGAACATCGTTAAATTCATCAGGATTTGCAGCATCTTCAGTTAATCATGGTCAATCTCCTAGAGCTCAAGGAGGAAATGGGATTCCTTCAAACAATCAGTCCACTTCATCTGTTCACCAACATTCTAGGGTTCCTATATCACAGCAAAGCCACACATCAGCCGTGCACCAAAAGTCAGGGCAAGTCCAGACTCAATCTGCAATGAGAATACCAACTCAGCAGTTGAACCATTGCACTGGCAACCCATCAACTACTCAGCATCAACCTGTTAGATCAACTGAAAGTGGTGAGAATGGTCTGTATCCTAGttcaaacaaatcaaatgcaCCATCTGGGGCAGGAAAAACCAATAATCAGGAAACTGGAAGGAGTTCCTTTATGTATGGTGGAGCCCAGGTTATTGGGGCTGCTGGGGCTGTTGGTCTTCCCCAGGGTGAGCAAAATTTTCCTGGCACTCCAGCTCTCCTCCCAGGTTTGCTTCCTTGGTCATTCTACAGACCTTCTCTTGTAGTAATCAgatcacttttattttttaatttccattGAAATCATTTGAACTCATTGTCTTTCCTGTTTTTATCCTTATGCAGTGATGCAGTTTGGCAGTCAGCATCCTGGTGGTCTTGGAGTTCCTACTGTTGGTATGGCCCTCCCTGGTTATGTGGCTCAACAGCAGATGGGAATGGGAAATAATGAAATGACATGGTATATTTCCTTGTGTCTCACTAGATATGCTTttccaaataatattttctgcTGTGTTACCGGATGCTTGTCCAAatagtatcatttttttttaccaaacagTATATTAACTTGTATTATCTGAATACACACATCTTGTTTTGACCTACTAACTACACTTTTCTTAGCTTATGTTTTTATGACAGGTGGTTGCAAATGCTTTCATTttgtctataaatataatatgctGTGGGATATTATAGCTGAAATTGTTTTGTGATATGAATCTtttgtgcttataagctaCTTTGACGTGTCACTTTTTTGTTGTCTCCTTTGTACATAGTTCTGATTTATTTTCCTATGGACTCAATACGATGATTTTTGTTGTTGGGCCTTTTCTGCACGTTTTCTTATTCCATCTTATAACACTTGAAATGATGGTATAGGTTGCCACTGTTAACTGGTGCAGCTGGTGCTTTTGGAGGATCATATTCACCTTATATTGCTCTGGATCCGTCCTTTTACTCCAGGTCTTCGGGACAGACCTCATCGTCAGTTCCATCCAGGTAAATGATATAATCGACAAATAATTGATACGAGGGTTAAGCTTTTCTGGTTGTTTCAGAAAAACACCTCTTGGTGTAAACTAATTTACTGAACATATCTTTTATACCTAATCATCTGATGGTGACATGGTGTATACATCTTCAAAGTCATTATCTCTTGCATAATTGTATCGTACTAGTATTCAATAAGCCCAAGTACTTAGCTGTATATCTTATGTAAATGAACTGATGAAGTGAATCGCTCGAATGGCTGCAAGAATTTATTGTTGGATAAGTTCAGAAATGTTAATACACCTAGAATAGACTATGGAGGAATTTTGGTGTTACACATATAAAGGCATTAGTATGAATATTATGTAACCTGCCTGGCTATGTGTTATTGCATTGTCCAAGATTTTCCTATAAAAGTAGGAATTGATATagtttgttcatttttttaggGAATCTATCCCTAACAAGggagcttctcctcctcgaAATGGTAAGTCATACTGCACCTTTGATTACTTATTGTTCTTGAACTGTTATATTATATGTTACAGTTCATAAATTCGTCTATAAGTAATATGTTGGCATCTTGCTTGCAGATATTGTGAATGAAGAGCTTGATCATCGCCAGAACAAGCCTAGGAGGCAAGCATTGTCTTTGCAACATTTTGAATCCCAAAGTTATTCTGGTGTTCACTGTTCTCGTACCATGATTTTCAGCTGATGTATATATTCTTTACTGCAGATACTCAGAGATGAACTTTAGTCAGTGAAGCACCATGTAAGGTGAACTGCATCTGAATAAGCTGCTTACGGTcagttacatttttttttcctgattaTCACCTTATGATTTTCCGTATCCGTCCTGCAAACTTAGCTGTGGTGTATGCTTATGCAGGCTATATTTTTAAGCCCTTAGTGATCTCCTGTTTTGATCTGGAGCACTTTGGGTGGCTTCTTGTCCTAAGTTATGTTAGGTACTGCCCTATTTCAACATCTTCAAATCCCTTACTAATTTGCACACTGCATATGTTGTCAAGTGACATGATTTATTTCATTGATCGATATCTCTacctttttttagagaaattgGTTAAAGTTGTCTGCCTTATATGATTTATACTGCACTTGAAGGTTATAAACGCCTGTTTGTGCTGGTTTCACTTCACAGCAGACTCAGGGGTGGCATTTGTTGCTTGAATTGTGGTGAGCCTTTTCTGAGAGCAGCAATTTAGAGGACGTGCATTCAGTTTTTGATAATAATGTAGGTGACTGACTCTATCATGAACATTTCTTGGATTTAGGTTTTGCTCGGTTGTGATGCGTCGAGAAATGTCAAATTCGTTGGTTGCGTGTCTGAAGATGTGGACAGTTCTTGAAGAGGGCTTGGAATAATGATCTCCGTTGGTTGATAAAGTTTGGGGTTTTTCAGTACATCTTTTTAGTGACTGCACTTTGTGTCAATCTGATATACCTATCCTCTTATAGTGGTATTTGTAAGCA
This is a stretch of genomic DNA from Oryza brachyantha chromosome 1, ObraRS2, whole genome shotgun sequence. It encodes these proteins:
- the LOC121053277 gene encoding uncharacterized protein LOC121053277, which translates into the protein MATIAGGASAKVLPLALLLLAAEAAAVVVTAAAGGDEAAAGIIIRPPCFHACFDQCVPREEYWFCQFSCYHSCFSGAGAGAGAGRFPGDCEHACALSMCSQIDPDSKVMAVCLSTCARSYAVAGCRRRPTASSFTAAL
- the LOC102721793 gene encoding protein MLN51 homolog — translated: MADPTTAADAQPEHAPAAEKPPAAPLTPEEAEAETAETGDEDEEEYVSDPDDAPLPAMRRREASDDEGSEEGRRIGSDREDDDGQGAAEAYEDEAYEDDDEEYYDDLGEEVGEGFEEEYDGRAEPPKEVASAQGEEGEKVEGEGAEAEGDGEEKKEHEPFAVPTSGAFYMHDDRFQEENRGRRRRMFGGRKLWDAKDDQAWVHDRFEEMNLQEERYEDKRMSRGRFRGRGGGGRTRGTGRGFARGGRYRGYNEDINNNNNQNRPQKVVRGRGPRRYEAVAKNNRDVVGFQRKQPARSRESAANASAARESGQTLNVQSETVPLKKNIVNSSLNSASPPFYPSGASNPDFSVAAQRRDNIQAGGSNKIFPSSVRGDDNLKVQSGPSVRGRTTMDYGARDRYQHADGPVRQSPRNGGTSLNSSGFAASSVNHGQSPRAQGGNGIPSNNQSTSSVHQHSRVPISQQSHTSAVHQKSGQVQTQSAMRIPTQQLNHCTGNPSTTQHQPVRSTESGENGLYPSSNKSNAPSGAGKTNNQETGRSSFMYGGAQVIGAAGAVGLPQGEQNFPGTPALLPVMQFGSQHPGGLGVPTVGMALPGYVAQQQMGMGNNEMTWLPLLTGAAGAFGGSYSPYIALDPSFYSRSSGQTSSSVPSRESIPNKGASPPRNDIVNEELDHRQNKPRRYSEMNFSQ